CGCGAGGCCAAAAAGGACCACGAACGCGCCATTCTGGTGCAGATTGACCAGGGCGAATTTGACGCCGAGGAACGGCTGGACGAGCTGGCTGAACTGGCCCGCACCGCCGGCGCCGAGGTGGTTCACAGGGAACTGGTGTTCCGCCGCCACCTGAAGGCGGGCACCCTGGTGGGCGCCGGGAAACTGGAAGAACTGACCAGCAAGGCGTACCACCTGGACGCCGACCTGCTGATCTTTGGGCAGGAACTGGGTCCGGCCCAGGCGCGCGAGATTGAGGCCGCCACCGGCCTGAAGATCATTGACCGCACGCAGCTGATTCTGGACATCTTCGCGCTGCACGCGCAGGGTGTGGAGTCGCGCCTGCAGGTGGAACTGGCGCAGCTGCGCTACATGAAGCCGCGCCTGCTGGGCGCCGGGGCCGCCCTGTCGCGCATCGGGGGCAGTGGGGGCAGCGCCGCCGGTGGGGCCATCGGCACGCGCGGGCCCGGGGAAACAAAGCTGGAGCTGGACCGCCGCCGGATTAATGACCGCCTGAGCTTCCTGGAAAAGCAACTGGAAGGTGTATCGCAGCGGCGCGAGGAACGGCGCAAGCAGCGCGCGCGCAACGACGTGCCTGTGATTTCGATTGTGGGCTACACAAACGCGGGCAAATCCACCCTGCTCAACGCCTTTACCCACGCGGCCGAGGAACCCCGGCGCGTGCTGGCCGAGAACAAACTGTTTGCCACGCTGCGCCCCACCAGCCGCCAGGGCTTTCTGGAAGGCATTGGGCCGGTGGTGCTGACCGACACCGTGGGCTTTATCCGCGACCTGCCCGCCGACCTGACCCGGGCGTTCCGCGCCACCCTGGAAGAGATTGGCGACGCCGACGTGCTGCTGCATGTGGTGGACGCCGCCAGCCCTGGGGCTGACACCCGCCTGGACGCCGTGAACCGCATTCTGGAGGACCTGGGCTTCCGGGAGATGCCCACGGTGATCGCCCTGAACAAGGCCGACGCTGCCGATCCCGAAGCGCTGAGTCGCGAGGTGGCCCGCACCGAAGGCATTCCGGTGAGTGCCCTGCGCAATCTGGGCCTGAGCGAGCTGAAAGAGACCCTGGCCGACGCCGTGGCGCAGGTGCAGCGCCAGCAACTGGCCGCCCGTGAGGAGGCCCGCGAACTGGCCGCGCAGTACCGCTAGGCCCAGCCCACCACAGCCAGACGGCGCGCGTGCAGGCGTGCCGCCCGCTTTCTTTTGTGTGACGCGGGCTCACCGGGGACCGTGCCAGAGTGCACAGGTGCGACTGGCGTGGCTGTATCTGGTGGGGGTGGCCCTGGTCTGGGCCCTGGGAGAAGTGCTGGGCGAGCGCACGGTGCCCACCCTGCTGCTGGCCTACGCGCCCCCGCTGCTGTGGCTGCTGCCCGCGCCCCTGGTGCTGGGCGTGGCCCTGTGGCGACGCCGGGGCCGGCGGGCCGCGCTGGTCGGCGCGCTGCTGGCGCTGTGGGGCGCGGGCCTGCTGCACTGGAGCCCGCAGCAAAGTGGTGACCTTCGGGTGGTGAGCTATAACGTGCTGCGAGGCGACCGGGCAGGTCCGGAAAAGCTGGGCCGGGCCCTGGCGGCCCTGAACGCCGACGTGATTCTGCTGCAGGAAAGCAATTTTCGCCGCCCTGGGCAGCGGGCCGCGCTGGCCGCCGCCCTGCCCGGCTACCGCGCCCTGCACGCCGCTGAGGTCACGACCCTGACGCGCCTGCCCGTGCAGGAGGTTCGCCGCGTGCCACTGCCGCGCCACCGCCGCGAGCTGCTGATTACTCGCCTGCGCTGGAGGGGACAGCCCCTGACTGTGGTGAACGCCCACCTGGGCACGGTGCAGGTGGTGGACGCCCTGGCCGGCGACTGGGCGTATCTGTACCGGACGCGGGCGGCGCGTGACGAACA
This genomic window from Deinococcus arcticus contains:
- the hflX gene encoding GTPase HflX, coding for MHGNLSGLRPAQLKALGHLYRRRIEPGRVGSPELARNLAELSHDVRREVGVLIDRRGRVISVSVADAKGTEFPDLRLGEHRLAGFHLLHTHPRGGALSKSDLSTLFLKRLDAVSAIEVRPEGQPGLVHTAHLTPPGTVGEEEDWRILPPVPSFQIDEFDLGAQVGALEEEIARAARTREAKKDHERAILVQIDQGEFDAEERLDELAELARTAGAEVVHRELVFRRHLKAGTLVGAGKLEELTSKAYHLDADLLIFGQELGPAQAREIEAATGLKIIDRTQLILDIFALHAQGVESRLQVELAQLRYMKPRLLGAGAALSRIGGSGGSAAGGAIGTRGPGETKLELDRRRINDRLSFLEKQLEGVSQRREERRKQRARNDVPVISIVGYTNAGKSTLLNAFTHAAEEPRRVLAENKLFATLRPTSRQGFLEGIGPVVLTDTVGFIRDLPADLTRAFRATLEEIGDADVLLHVVDAASPGADTRLDAVNRILEDLGFREMPTVIALNKADAADPEALSREVARTEGIPVSALRNLGLSELKETLADAVAQVQRQQLAAREEARELAAQYR
- a CDS encoding endonuclease/exonuclease/phosphatase family protein; translated protein: MRLAWLYLVGVALVWALGEVLGERTVPTLLLAYAPPLLWLLPAPLVLGVALWRRRGRRAALVGALLALWGAGLLHWSPQQSGDLRVVSYNVLRGDRAGPEKLGRALAALNADVILLQESNFRRPGQRAALAAALPGYRALHAAEVTTLTRLPVQEVRRVPLPRHRRELLITRLRWRGQPLTVVNAHLGTVQVVDALAGDWAYLYRTRAARDEQVQVLARVAAQTQGPLLLGGDLNTPPRGLLWRRLRAAYGAGAHDHAGQGPGWTFPALRVRIDHVLSPDLRPVRSRVLPWTFSDHRPLLTEWQAPGTAP